The DNA sequence TCCGTTATGCAGGCTGGCTGGACCAGCGTTGCCAATGAGGATTTTGACGCCGTCAACGCCATTTTTGCCCAACACGTCATAGCTTTTTTGAGGCACAGCCAAGCCGCTCTCTGGGCGGAACTCAGCAAGCTTAACGGTGAGCTTTTGCCCGCTGAAATAATCAAGGCTGTGGTGAAGGAACGCAAAAGCAAGGGCACGCTCCACATTCTGCGGCACGGCTTCAAGTTTCAGGGCAAAACCCTCAGGCTGGCATATTTCAAGCCTGCCCACAGCATGAGCTCTGAGGCGGAGGCTCTTTACCAGAGCAACAGCTTTCAGCTCTGCCGGCAAGTGTTTTTTAATCCGGATAAACAGCAGTCTCTGGATATGGTTCTGGCAATCAATGGCATTCCGGTGGCAAGCATCGAGCTCAAAAACCCCGGCACCGGCCAGAATGTGCGTGATGCCGTCAGGCAATACCGGGAAGACAGAGACCCCGCCGCGCCGCTGCTGAGCTTCAAAACAGGCGCCCTGGTGCATTTTGCCGTGGATACCGATGAAGTGTATATGAGCACGCGCCTTCAAAAGAGCAAAACCTTCTTTTTGCCCTTCAATCGGGGCTCCAATCCGCAGGAGATTGATTGCGGCAAAGGCAACCCACCCCACCCTTCGGGACATAGAACCGCCTACCTGTGGGAAGAGATTTTACAGCCGGACAGCCTGCTGGAGATTGTGGGCAGCTTCATCTTTATCGAAAATGAGCGCCAGAAAAATGAAACCCTCATCTTTCCCCGCTATCACCAGTTGGATTGTGTGCGCAGGCTGCTTGGCCAGGTGAAGCCGGATTTGGCTGGGAATAACTATCTGATTCAACACAGCGCGGGCAGCGGCAAAACCAACAGCATCGCCTGGCTGGCGCATCGTTTGGCAAATCTGCACACCTCCACAGATAAATTGATTTTCGATTGCGTGATTGTGATTACGGATAGAGTCGTTTTGGATAGGCAGCTTCAGGACGCGGTTTATCAGATTGAGCATGCTTCGGGAGTGGTTCTCCCCATCACCCAAGGCAGCAAACAGCTCGCCAATGCTTTGGTGGATGGCACCAAGATTGTCATCACCACCCTGCAAAAATTTCCCTTCATCCTCAAAGGGCTTTTGCGCATTGCCGGAGCCAGGGACACCGACGAGCCGGATGAAGCGGCGCTGCTGAAATCCAAAGCCTGGCAAAAAAAGATTGCGGACCGGCGCTATGCCATCATCGTGGATGAAGCCCACAGCAGCCAAACCGGCGAAGCGGCACGGGGCATGAAAGAGATTTTGGGCGATAAATCCATCCACGCCGAAGATATTGAGGATTGGCAGGATGAACTGAATCTGGTGATGGAATCCCGCGGAAAGCAGCCCAATCTCAGCTTCTTTGCCTTCACTGCCACTCCCAAGGGCAAAACCATCGAACTTTTTGGCACTCAGGGCAGGGCTTTTCACAATTACAGCATGCGCCAGGCCATTGAAGAGGGTTTTATCCTGGATGTTTTGCAGCGCTACACCACCTACAGCAGCTATTTCAAGATTATCAAAAAAACCGAAAATGACCCCAGTATGCCTGCCAAAAAAGCCGCCAAAAAGCTCTGCAAATTCATGCGCCTGCATCCCCGCAATGTGAGCCAGAAAACCGAGATAATCGTTGAACATTTCAGAAGCTGCATCATGCCTCTCATTGAGGGCAGAGCCAAGGCGATGGTGGTCACAGACAGCCGCCTCCAGGCTGTGCGTTATATGCTGGCATTCCAGCGCTATATCAGCGAACATCACTACACCGATGTGCATCCCCTGGTTGCGTTCAGCGGCACCGTGATTGACCCCGAAACCGAGCTTGAATACACCGAGCCGGGCATGAATATCGACTATAAAAGCGGTAAACACATCTCCGAAACCCAGCTTAAAGACCGCTTTGGCAGCGATGATTACCAGATTCTGCTGGTGGCAAACAAATATCAGACCGGCTATGACCAGCCTCTGCTCTGCGCGATGTATGTGGATAAACGCTTGGATGGAGTGCAGGCGGTGCAGACCCTTTCCCGCCTGAACAGAATCTTTCCCGGCAAGGAACCGCCCTTCGTGCTGGATTTTGTGAACAAGGCGGAGGATATCCTGGCAGCCTTCAAACCCTATTACACCGTAACGGAACTGGAATCCGAATCCGACCCCGCGCACCTGGAAGAGCTGAAACACGAGCTGAACCAAATGCGGATTTACGATTGGACGGAAGTGGAGGGCTTTGCCAAAATCTTTTACAAACCCAAGGACCAGCAGAGAAAAAGCGACCATGCCGCCATGCAGAAAGCCCTGCAAAACGCTGTGGAAAGATACAGGCAGCTTGCCAACGACGAGGACAGGGATAAATTCCGGGATAAGCTCAAGGCCTATGTGCGCCTCTATGCCTTTGTGACCCAGATTATCAGATACACCGATAGAGAGCAGGAAATGCTCTACAGTTTTGGCAGATTTCTGCTGCCGCACATCCATCCCAGCGACAGCCGCGATGCCTACCCGGAAAAAGAAGTGGAATTGCAATACTACCGCCTGCAAAAAGTGATGGAAGGCTCCATCGATTTATCTGAGGGCGAGGATGTTAAGGTGAAATCTCCCACCCAAACGGGCACGGGCAAAAGCAAGGAAGAAGACAAACCCCTCTCCGAAATCATCGAAACCCTCAACGAACGCTTTGGCACGGATTTCAGCGAAGCGGACCGCCTCTTTTTCGAGCAAATCAAAGAAACGGCGATGCGGGATGAGGGAGTCCTCAAAACAGCCGCAGCCAATCCCCTGGATAAATTTGAACTGGGCATCCAGCAAACCATAAAAGACCTGATGATGAAACGCCTGCAGGAAAATGATAAGATTGTCAGCCGCTATATGGATGATGAGAAGTTTCAGAAGGTGATTTTTAAGCTGCTTTCCAA is a window from the Candidatus Cloacimonadota bacterium genome containing:
- a CDS encoding type I restriction endonuclease subunit R, with amino-acid sequence MSKHNEQAFEAYIESVMQAGWTSVANEDFDAVNAIFAQHVIAFLRHSQAALWAELSKLNGELLPAEIIKAVVKERKSKGTLHILRHGFKFQGKTLRLAYFKPAHSMSSEAEALYQSNSFQLCRQVFFNPDKQQSLDMVLAINGIPVASIELKNPGTGQNVRDAVRQYREDRDPAAPLLSFKTGALVHFAVDTDEVYMSTRLQKSKTFFLPFNRGSNPQEIDCGKGNPPHPSGHRTAYLWEEILQPDSLLEIVGSFIFIENERQKNETLIFPRYHQLDCVRRLLGQVKPDLAGNNYLIQHSAGSGKTNSIAWLAHRLANLHTSTDKLIFDCVIVITDRVVLDRQLQDAVYQIEHASGVVLPITQGSKQLANALVDGTKIVITTLQKFPFILKGLLRIAGARDTDEPDEAALLKSKAWQKKIADRRYAIIVDEAHSSQTGEAARGMKEILGDKSIHAEDIEDWQDELNLVMESRGKQPNLSFFAFTATPKGKTIELFGTQGRAFHNYSMRQAIEEGFILDVLQRYTTYSSYFKIIKKTENDPSMPAKKAAKKLCKFMRLHPRNVSQKTEIIVEHFRSCIMPLIEGRAKAMVVTDSRLQAVRYMLAFQRYISEHHYTDVHPLVAFSGTVIDPETELEYTEPGMNIDYKSGKHISETQLKDRFGSDDYQILLVANKYQTGYDQPLLCAMYVDKRLDGVQAVQTLSRLNRIFPGKEPPFVLDFVNKAEDILAAFKPYYTVTELESESDPAHLEELKHELNQMRIYDWTEVEGFAKIFYKPKDQQRKSDHAAMQKALQNAVERYRQLANDEDRDKFRDKLKAYVRLYAFVTQIIRYTDREQEMLYSFGRFLLPHIHPSDSRDAYPEKEVELQYYRLQKVMEGSIDLSEGEDVKVKSPTQTGTGKSKEEDKPLSEIIETLNERFGTDFSEADRLFFEQIKETAMRDEGVLKTAAANPLDKFELGIQQTIKDLMMKRLQENDKIVSRYMDDEKFQKVIFKLLSKELYQSLKADSLDSSLRSE